One Flavobacterium sp. 90 DNA segment encodes these proteins:
- a CDS encoding L,D-transpeptidase family protein, with translation MKTLYPFAIILVVSFFTSSFNNLDKDEVITKKTSADIYKNTTDKNDDVVDTEILNDFFRRYSDLKKYQDDVISLYKNRSYGTIWYKNGKVTEFGNQFYKKLSSSEKEGSKLDFPYKAEVNQIFNETSTEKLSKTDADMLLSAAFIVYANHAIEGKKAISYETLLDSLMTQPTSLEKNNAGVSNQYDKLQSALKKYKNIEKENNWKPITTETPYKDIRPDAKSITVAQIRNRLFVMGDLKNDSKSDVYDQELMDGVMKYKLRNGLKPNYIINEDNIKDLNTPIADKIKTLMINIERAKTTLPQLSKDKEYIMVNVPSFELVYVKNGKIELTSKVFVGSQLTKTTIFNGTIEKVVFSPYWTVPQSIVDNELKSKIAADKNYLAEHNMEIVNGQVRQKPGPDNSLGLVKFIFPNPDDIYMHDTPAKTLFDFEKRTFSHGCVNVNKAKELAIAMLKDYPEWTEDRITKAMDGTEETTFKLPNKVPIYITYFTSWVNESGQVSFFQDVYDRDSDLNNVITTPAEVASN, from the coding sequence ATGAAAACATTATATCCTTTCGCCATAATTTTAGTCGTAAGTTTCTTTACATCATCTTTTAATAACCTTGATAAAGATGAAGTAATTACCAAAAAAACTTCCGCTGACATTTACAAGAATACCACTGATAAAAATGATGATGTAGTTGACACAGAAATACTAAATGATTTCTTTAGAAGATATTCTGATTTAAAAAAATACCAGGACGATGTGATCTCTTTATACAAAAACAGATCTTACGGAACTATTTGGTATAAAAATGGAAAAGTAACTGAATTTGGAAATCAATTTTACAAAAAATTAAGCAGTTCTGAAAAAGAAGGTTCAAAACTTGATTTTCCATACAAAGCAGAAGTTAATCAGATTTTTAACGAAACTTCAACTGAAAAACTTTCAAAAACAGATGCTGATATGCTATTAAGTGCAGCATTTATTGTATACGCTAATCATGCAATCGAAGGAAAAAAAGCAATTTCATACGAAACTTTATTAGATTCTTTAATGACTCAACCTACTTCATTAGAGAAAAATAATGCCGGGGTTTCAAATCAATATGACAAACTTCAAAGTGCTTTAAAAAAATACAAAAACATAGAAAAAGAAAACAACTGGAAACCTATCACAACAGAAACTCCTTATAAAGATATCAGACCTGATGCAAAATCAATTACAGTCGCTCAAATTAGAAACAGATTGTTTGTAATGGGGGATTTGAAAAATGATTCTAAAAGCGATGTTTACGATCAGGAATTAATGGATGGGGTGATGAAATATAAATTGAGAAATGGTTTAAAACCAAATTACATTATTAATGAGGATAATATTAAAGACTTGAACACCCCAATTGCGGATAAAATCAAAACTTTAATGATCAACATAGAACGTGCTAAAACTACTTTGCCACAATTGTCTAAAGACAAAGAATATATTATGGTAAACGTGCCATCATTTGAATTGGTTTATGTAAAAAATGGTAAAATAGAATTGACTTCAAAAGTGTTTGTAGGTTCTCAATTGACCAAAACAACGATTTTTAACGGTACTATTGAAAAAGTTGTTTTTAGCCCTTATTGGACTGTTCCTCAAAGTATTGTTGACAATGAATTGAAATCAAAAATTGCTGCTGACAAAAACTATCTTGCAGAACATAACATGGAAATCGTAAATGGTCAGGTAAGACAAAAACCGGGTCCGGATAATTCATTAGGTTTAGTAAAATTTATTTTCCCAAATCCAGATGATATTTATATGCACGATACGCCTGCCAAAACATTATTTGATTTCGAAAAAAGAACTTTTAGCCACGGTTGTGTGAATGTAAATAAAGCCAAAGAACTGGCAATTGCAATGTTAAAAGATTATCCGGAATGGACAGAAGACAGAATAACAAAAGCAATGGATGGTACTGAAGAAACTACTTTTAAATTGCCAAACAAAGTGCCTATCTATATTACCTATTTTACTTCATGGGTAAACGAATCCGGGCAAGTAAGTTTCTTTCAGGATGTTTACGACAGAGACAGCGATTTAAACAACGTTATTACTACTCCCGCAGAAGTAGCTTCAAATTAA
- a CDS encoding cytochrome c oxidase assembly factor Coa1 family protein — MEDSNELIVRKSWWDRNWKWFVPTGCLSLILLFGLFIAGIFFGVTSMMKDSDVYKQTLTEVQHNKIVIEKLGDHIEADGMTSGNISLSNDTGNCDLQIPIKGSKGNGTIFIVAEKRGTWKYSVKSVYVESTKEEIDLLKQ; from the coding sequence ATGGAAGATTCAAATGAATTAATTGTTAGAAAAAGCTGGTGGGACAGAAACTGGAAATGGTTCGTACCAACAGGATGTTTAAGTCTTATTCTGCTTTTTGGCTTGTTTATCGCCGGAATATTCTTTGGAGTTACTTCAATGATGAAAGATTCTGATGTTTACAAACAAACTCTTACCGAAGTTCAGCATAATAAAATAGTAATTGAAAAATTAGGCGATCATATTGAAGCAGACGGAATGACCTCCGGAAATATTAGTTTAAGTAATGATACCGGAAACTGCGATTTACAAATCCCGATAAAAGGCTCTAAAGGAAATGGAACGATATTTATTGTTGCCGAAAAAAGAGGAACTTGGAAATACAGTGTAAAGTCCGTTTATGTTGAGTCTACAAAAGAAGAAATTGATTTATTGAAGCAGTAA
- a CDS encoding DUF4197 domain-containing protein translates to MKQILILALVFSLSSCAQVQQTLNQLPQLSSQLPGIGGVDIASGLKEALNKGITQQVSKLTAVDGFYKNEAVKILMPAELQKVDATLRKIGLSSLADEGIKVLNRAAEDAVKEATPIFVSAVKNMSFTDAKNILLGNDSAATSYLQNSTTTALYGKFNPVIKSSFAKVGADVVWTNIINKYNTIPLVKKVNPDLTDYTTNQALAGVFKMIAVEEKDIRTNISARTTPLLKSVFAMQDGK, encoded by the coding sequence ATGAAACAGATTTTAATTTTAGCCCTTGTATTTTCTCTTAGCTCTTGTGCTCAGGTACAACAAACCCTAAATCAACTACCTCAACTGTCTTCTCAACTTCCAGGAATAGGCGGTGTAGACATTGCATCTGGATTAAAAGAAGCCTTAAACAAAGGAATTACGCAACAAGTGAGTAAATTGACTGCAGTTGATGGTTTCTATAAAAACGAAGCTGTAAAAATTTTAATGCCAGCTGAATTACAAAAAGTAGACGCTACTTTACGTAAAATTGGATTATCATCTCTTGCTGATGAAGGTATTAAAGTTCTAAACCGTGCTGCCGAAGATGCTGTAAAAGAAGCAACTCCAATATTTGTTTCGGCTGTTAAAAATATGTCGTTTACAGATGCAAAAAACATTCTTTTAGGAAATGACAGCGCTGCAACAAGTTATTTGCAAAATAGTACAACTACCGCTTTATACGGAAAATTTAATCCGGTAATTAAAAGTTCTTTCGCAAAAGTAGGTGCTGATGTAGTGTGGACAAACATTATAAACAAATACAACACAATTCCGTTAGTAAAAAAAGTAAATCCAGATTTAACGGATTATACTACTAACCAAGCTTTGGCAGGAGTTTTTAAAATGATTGCTGTTGAAGAAAAAGATATCCGTACTAATATTAGCGCAAGAACAACGCCTTTACTTAAAAGCGTATTTGCAATGCAGGACGGGAAATAG
- the purU gene encoding formyltetrahydrofolate deformylase — MQKITILIHCKDQKGIIASVTTFIAKVEGNITYIDQHVDVEQNVFFMRLECELTNHNITIENLKADFTQTIATEFNMSWDLYNQEQKPKMALFVSKYDHCLFDILGRYSAGELNVEIPVIISNHNDLRSIAERFDIPFHCVPFTKDNKEEGEIKQIELLKRYQINFIVLARYMQIITPNLISLYENKIINIHHSFLPAFPGAKPYHSAFKRGVKIIGATSHYVTEELDEGPIIEQDITRVSHIHSIDDFIMKGRDLERIVLARAIKLHSERKTMVYGNKTVVFS; from the coding sequence ATGCAAAAAATTACCATTCTCATTCACTGCAAAGACCAAAAAGGAATTATTGCCTCAGTGACTACTTTTATTGCTAAAGTAGAAGGAAACATTACATACATCGACCAACATGTTGATGTAGAACAAAATGTGTTTTTTATGCGATTGGAATGTGAATTGACCAATCACAACATAACGATCGAAAATCTAAAAGCTGATTTTACTCAGACAATTGCAACGGAATTTAATATGTCCTGGGATTTATACAATCAGGAGCAAAAACCAAAAATGGCATTGTTTGTATCAAAATACGATCATTGTCTTTTTGATATTTTAGGACGTTACAGCGCAGGAGAATTAAATGTCGAAATTCCGGTAATTATCAGCAATCATAATGATTTAAGATCTATTGCCGAACGTTTTGATATTCCGTTTCACTGCGTTCCTTTTACCAAAGACAATAAAGAAGAAGGTGAAATCAAACAAATTGAATTATTAAAAAGATACCAAATCAACTTTATTGTTTTGGCGCGTTATATGCAAATCATTACTCCAAATTTGATTTCGCTTTACGAAAATAAGATTATCAATATTCACCATTCGTTTTTGCCTGCTTTTCCTGGCGCAAAGCCTTATCATTCGGCTTTTAAGCGTGGTGTAAAAATTATTGGTGCCACAAGCCATTATGTTACAGAAGAATTAGACGAAGGTCCAATTATCGAGCAAGATATTACTCGAGTTTCGCACATACATTCTATAGATGATTTTATCATGAAAGGACGAGATTTAGAACGTATTGTTTTGGCACGCGCTATAAAATTACATTCAGAACGTAAGACTATGGTTTATGGTAATAAAACGGTTGTTTTTTCTTAG
- a CDS encoding catalase, producing MESNKKLTTATGTPVPDNQNIQTAGPRGPVLLQDFWFLEKMAHFDREVIPERRMHAKGSGAYGTFTVTNDITKYTRADIFSEIGKKTEMFARFSTVAGERGAADAERDIRGFALKFYTNEGNWDLVGNNTPVFFFRDPMKFPDLNHAVKRDPKTNLRSADNNWDFWTLLPEALHQITIVMSDRGIPRSYRQMHGFGSHTFSFINHQNERHYVKFHFVTQQGIDNLSDEEAAKLVGGDRESHQRDLFDAIEEGNFPKWKMFIQVMTEEQADNYRFHPFDLTKVWLKGDYPLIPVGEFELNKNPENYFAEVEQAAFNPAHVPPGISFSPDKMLQARLFSYGDAHRYRLGVNNYQIPVNSSRCPYNTFHRDGAMRVDGNNGSKKHYEPNSFGELQEQPEFKEPPLKLHGDAWAHNFRDDDNDYFTQPGLLFNLLTDEKKQLLFKNTAGQVGGAQKFIQIRHIRNCYKADPAYGEGVANALGLTMDEVNNFSDPRLLIEVR from the coding sequence ATGGAATCAAACAAAAAATTAACAACTGCAACAGGAACTCCCGTTCCAGACAATCAAAACATTCAAACAGCTGGCCCTCGCGGACCTGTTTTATTACAAGATTTTTGGTTTTTAGAAAAAATGGCGCATTTTGACCGTGAGGTTATTCCGGAACGACGAATGCACGCAAAGGGATCTGGAGCTTACGGAACTTTTACAGTAACTAACGATATTACAAAATATACAAGAGCCGATATATTTTCTGAAATTGGCAAAAAAACCGAAATGTTTGCACGTTTTTCAACGGTTGCGGGTGAAAGAGGTGCTGCTGATGCTGAAAGAGATATTCGTGGTTTTGCTTTGAAATTTTATACTAATGAAGGTAATTGGGATTTGGTGGGAAATAATACGCCTGTTTTCTTCTTTCGTGATCCAATGAAATTTCCTGATTTAAATCATGCTGTAAAACGTGATCCAAAAACCAATTTGAGAAGTGCTGATAACAATTGGGATTTTTGGACTCTTTTACCCGAAGCTTTACACCAAATTACAATCGTAATGAGTGATCGCGGAATCCCAAGATCATACAGACAAATGCACGGATTTGGTAGTCATACTTTTAGTTTCATTAATCATCAAAACGAAAGACATTATGTGAAATTTCATTTCGTAACACAACAAGGAATTGATAATCTTTCTGATGAAGAAGCGGCTAAATTAGTAGGAGGCGACAGAGAAAGTCACCAACGTGATTTATTTGATGCCATTGAAGAAGGAAACTTTCCAAAATGGAAAATGTTCATTCAGGTTATGACTGAGGAACAAGCAGATAATTATCGTTTCCATCCTTTTGATTTAACTAAAGTTTGGTTAAAAGGAGATTATCCATTGATTCCTGTTGGAGAATTTGAATTGAATAAAAATCCTGAAAATTATTTTGCCGAAGTAGAGCAAGCAGCTTTTAATCCGGCACATGTTCCACCTGGAATTAGTTTTTCACCGGATAAAATGCTACAGGCACGTTTGTTCTCTTATGGAGATGCGCACAGATACCGTTTAGGAGTTAACAATTACCAAATTCCGGTAAACTCTTCAAGATGTCCTTATAATACTTTCCATAGAGACGGAGCAATGCGTGTAGATGGAAATAACGGATCAAAGAAACACTATGAACCAAATAGTTTTGGAGAATTGCAGGAACAACCTGAATTCAAAGAACCACCATTGAAACTTCATGGAGATGCGTGGGCACATAATTTCAGAGATGATGATAATGATTATTTCACACAGCCAGGTTTGTTATTCAACTTGTTAACTGATGAGAAAAAACAATTATTATTCAAAAATACTGCAGGACAAGTAGGAGGGGCGCAAAAGTTCATTCAGATTCGTCATATTCGTAACTGTTACAAAGCTGATCCTGCATATGGAGAAGGTGTAGCAAATGCACTAGGTCTTACAATGGATGAAGTAAATAACTTTTCTGATCCAAGATTATTAATTGAAGTGAGATAG
- a CDS encoding aldo/keto reductase gives MSAIKKMNLGTQGLIIPNIGLGCMGMSQIAGNDIYGKADETESIKTIHRSLELGGNFLDTADLYGPLTNERLISKAIKGNRNAYTIATKFGFEINDNEELTWQFNGKKEYVKKAVERSLKNLGTDYIDLYYLHRVDPNTPIEETVQAMSDLVKEGKVGYIGLSEVSSETIRKAHKIHPLTAVQSEYSLFERSIEEDGIIKTLEELQIGVVAYSPLGRGFISGEIQHPQDLPENDFRRSIPRFQGEQFYKNIELLNEIKVIADEREITASQLALAWIASKGFLAIPGTKRVKYVEQNIEAAQLTLTAKELERLESIIPVGTITGNRYDESGMKSVNL, from the coding sequence ATGAGTGCAATAAAAAAAATGAATTTGGGAACTCAGGGATTAATTATTCCTAACATCGGTTTAGGTTGTATGGGAATGAGCCAGATTGCAGGAAACGATATTTACGGTAAAGCAGATGAAACGGAGTCTATAAAAACAATTCACCGCTCACTTGAATTGGGAGGTAATTTTTTAGATACAGCAGATTTATATGGTCCTTTGACAAATGAAAGATTAATTTCAAAAGCTATAAAAGGAAATCGCAATGCTTACACAATTGCTACAAAATTTGGCTTTGAAATCAATGACAATGAAGAACTTACCTGGCAATTTAATGGTAAAAAAGAATATGTAAAAAAGGCCGTAGAACGTTCTCTTAAAAATCTTGGAACTGATTACATCGATTTGTATTATTTACACAGAGTTGATCCTAATACTCCAATAGAAGAAACTGTTCAGGCAATGTCTGATTTGGTAAAAGAGGGAAAAGTTGGTTATATTGGTCTTTCTGAAGTTTCTTCTGAAACAATTAGAAAAGCACATAAAATTCATCCTCTGACTGCGGTTCAAAGTGAATATTCTCTTTTTGAAAGAAGCATTGAAGAAGATGGAATTATAAAAACTTTAGAAGAACTACAAATTGGTGTAGTTGCTTATTCTCCTCTAGGAAGAGGTTTCATTTCGGGAGAAATACAACATCCGCAGGACTTGCCCGAAAATGACTTTAGAAGATCAATCCCACGTTTTCAAGGAGAACAATTTTATAAAAACATTGAACTCTTAAATGAAATAAAAGTTATTGCAGATGAAAGAGAAATTACTGCATCGCAATTGGCTTTGGCGTGGATTGCATCCAAAGGATTTTTGGCTATTCCGGGTACAAAGCGAGTAAAATATGTGGAACAAAACATTGAAGCTGCACAACTTACCCTTACCGCTAAAGAATTGGAAAGATTGGAAAGTATTATTCCAGTAGGAACAATTACCGGAAATCGTTATGATGAATCTGGAATGAAATCTGTTAATCTATAA
- a CDS encoding helix-turn-helix transcriptional regulator encodes MKKEDHTPYTISSLSELHRLLQIAKPDHPLVSFVNLKDIHCHFDDNLKSVVYNFYTISIKKGFKGKMRYGQNYYDFDEGVMTFMGPGQIISTEVPMDTTVSGSMLAIHPDFIQNYPLAKKIKEYGYFSYAVNEALHLSEKEQTMITGIMQNIEQEYLSSIDAFSQDVMISHIELLLNYCNRFYNRQFITRKNANNTLLTKLETLLAEYFESDKVQKLGLPTVAYISEQLNVTPNYLSDMLRSLTGQSTQHHIHNKIIEKAKELLTTTSLSVSETAYKLGFEYPQSFNKLFKSKTNVSPLEFRSSFN; translated from the coding sequence ATGAAGAAAGAAGATCATACTCCCTATACTATAAGTTCTCTTTCAGAATTACATCGTTTATTACAAATTGCAAAACCAGATCATCCTTTGGTAAGTTTTGTTAATCTGAAGGATATACATTGTCATTTTGATGATAATCTAAAGAGTGTTGTTTATAATTTCTATACTATTTCGATTAAAAAAGGATTTAAAGGAAAAATGCGTTACGGTCAAAACTATTACGACTTTGATGAAGGTGTCATGACATTTATGGGTCCAGGTCAAATTATTTCGACAGAAGTTCCAATGGATACTACTGTATCGGGCTCAATGTTAGCAATTCATCCTGATTTCATTCAGAATTATCCTTTGGCAAAAAAAATTAAAGAATACGGTTATTTCTCTTATGCTGTTAACGAAGCTTTGCATCTTTCTGAAAAAGAGCAAACTATGATTACAGGAATTATGCAAAATATCGAGCAAGAATATCTTTCTTCTATAGATGCATTCAGTCAGGATGTAATGATTTCTCACATTGAACTGCTTCTTAATTATTGCAATCGCTTTTACAACCGACAGTTTATTACCCGAAAAAATGCTAATAATACGCTCTTAACCAAATTAGAAACTCTTCTGGCTGAATATTTCGAAAGTGATAAAGTTCAGAAATTAGGATTACCAACGGTCGCTTATATTTCAGAACAATTAAATGTTACGCCAAATTATCTCAGTGATATGTTACGATCACTTACGGGACAAAGCACGCAGCATCATATTCATAATAAAATTATAGAAAAAGCCAAAGAACTTCTTACCACAACTTCACTAAGTGTCAGTGAAACGGCTTATAAATTAGGTTTCGAATATCCTCAATCTTTCAATAAATTATTTAAAAGTAAAACCAATGTTTCGCCTTTAGAATTTAGGAGTTCTTTTAATTAA
- a CDS encoding helical backbone metal receptor, whose protein sequence is MKQLKDQLGTLHSFENAPKRIISLVPSQTELLYDLGLEEKIIGITKFCVHPYHFKSTKKVVGGTKKIHFEKIKLLEPDIIICNKEENTAEIVEQLSSICPVWVTNIITIEDNFQMISDFGQLFNCRTESQKWNDKLAFALNDFKKYVQDIPVKKAAYFIWKNPFMVAGDDTYINELLKLNHFQNIYSDKGRYPEVELKKMRLEGDPDLVFLSSEPYPFKEEDAFEIGRFTHHAKTIFVDGEMFSWHGSRLLKAFPYFKILHERLKN, encoded by the coding sequence ATGAAACAATTAAAAGATCAGCTAGGTACTTTACACTCTTTTGAGAACGCTCCAAAAAGGATTATCTCTCTTGTACCTTCGCAAACTGAATTGTTATATGATTTAGGTTTAGAAGAAAAAATCATCGGAATCACAAAGTTTTGTGTGCATCCGTATCATTTTAAATCAACGAAGAAAGTTGTTGGCGGAACGAAGAAAATTCATTTCGAAAAAATAAAATTACTAGAGCCTGATATTATCATTTGTAATAAAGAAGAAAACACGGCGGAAATTGTCGAACAACTAAGTTCCATTTGTCCGGTTTGGGTAACCAATATTATTACGATCGAAGATAATTTTCAGATGATATCAGATTTCGGACAACTCTTTAATTGCCGAACGGAATCTCAAAAGTGGAATGACAAATTGGCTTTCGCTTTAAACGATTTCAAAAAATATGTTCAGGATATCCCAGTTAAGAAAGCTGCTTATTTTATTTGGAAAAATCCATTTATGGTCGCGGGTGATGATACCTATATTAATGAATTACTGAAACTGAATCACTTTCAGAATATTTATTCTGATAAAGGTAGATACCCAGAAGTTGAACTCAAAAAAATGCGATTAGAAGGCGATCCCGATTTGGTTTTCCTTTCTTCAGAACCATATCCATTTAAGGAAGAAGACGCTTTTGAAATTGGACGTTTTACGCATCACGCCAAAACTATTTTTGTAGACGGCGAAATGTTCTCTTGGCACGGCAGCCGATTACTAAAGGCTTTTCCATACTTTAAAATACTACATGAAAGGTTGAAAAATTAG
- the pyrF gene encoding orotidine-5'-phosphate decarboxylase: MTTQQLHEQILLKKSFLCVGLDPDLTKIPPHLLETEDPIFEFNKAIIDATHDLAVGYKPNTAFFEAYGIKGWISLQKTINYINENFPEMFTIADAKRGDIGNTSSMYAKAFFEDLNFDSVTVAPYMGKDSVEPFLAFENKHTIMLALTSNEGAFDFQTLNTNGKELYKQVLETSKTWKNSHNLMYVVGATKAEYFADIRKIVPDSFLLVPGIGAQGGSLSEVCKYGMNDKVGLLVNSARAIIYASNGTDFVEKAREEALKVQQEMEEILSLKL; this comes from the coding sequence ATGACAACACAACAACTACACGAACAAATCCTTTTAAAGAAATCATTTTTATGCGTTGGATTGGATCCCGATCTAACTAAAATTCCACCTCATTTATTAGAAACCGAAGATCCTATTTTCGAATTTAATAAAGCTATAATCGATGCAACACACGATTTGGCAGTTGGATATAAACCAAATACTGCTTTTTTTGAAGCATATGGAATAAAAGGATGGATTTCACTTCAAAAAACGATCAATTACATCAATGAGAATTTTCCTGAAATGTTTACAATTGCAGATGCAAAACGTGGCGATATTGGGAATACTTCGAGCATGTATGCAAAAGCTTTTTTTGAAGATTTAAATTTTGATAGTGTGACCGTTGCACCTTATATGGGGAAAGATTCGGTTGAGCCGTTTTTAGCTTTCGAAAACAAACATACAATCATGTTAGCATTAACTTCTAATGAAGGTGCTTTTGATTTTCAGACGTTAAATACAAATGGAAAAGAATTATACAAACAAGTTTTAGAAACCTCTAAAACATGGAAAAATAGCCATAATCTAATGTATGTTGTTGGCGCTACAAAAGCCGAATATTTTGCAGACATTAGAAAAATTGTTCCGGATAGTTTCTTATTAGTTCCGGGAATTGGCGCTCAAGGCGGAAGTTTATCAGAAGTTTGTAAATACGGAATGAACGATAAAGTGGGATTATTAGTAAACTCAGCAAGAGCAATTATCTACGCCTCAAATGGAACTGATTTTGTTGAAAAAGCAAGAGAAGAAGCCTTGAAAGTACAACAAGAAATGGAAGAAATTCTTAGTTTGAAGCTTTAA
- a CDS encoding DUF5723 family protein has translation MKKLLLSLLLIAINFSAKAQSYIGYFHDNYAGVQSVLFNPASIADSRFKTDINIFSVSGSVQNDLYGVKLFDTYKKGYDFDKESVMTPKNNNNGLANFDIMGPSFMFNIAPKHTLAVFTRARSVSNARNVNGYLVDEVKDGLDKATNFNFNAGSPNGASNSWGELGISYAAVLYQNNQHFLKGGLTAKYLQGGANGYVQGKNVNVAFVQNSANPKDGTLISNGEVTIGGSQDWEANEDYDFDINSSGFGFDLGLVYEWRPNYEDYDLSRATKIDNNFRDLNKYKLRFGLSVTDIGSIKYKNSKVDTYNVTGVVTQQMIDDAANIYDFLNDHYTKISSSKGVKTNLPTAIHADADWNMYQKFYLNLNGDINMVSKNKLNATSIADRVSLTPRYESRWFSFYVPMTWMEYSGMQVGSGIRVGVFFVGSGSVLSNLVSKESKGADFHLGMKIPVYEKQFKDTDGDGVIDKEDACRKLAGPAKNNGCPWPDSDGDKVFDKDDACPDVKGPVENKGCPWKDTDGDTLLDNVDACPAIAGPVENKGCPWPDTDNDGVLDKDDACPTVAGLVENKGCPVLDADKDGVPDNVDDCPLIAGPADNKGCPKVTKATLEKLKVEAKSIFFVTGKATLSDAKKGETSGRLDAIKEILKNYPNAKFAINGHTDNVGNPKANQKLSQERAKVVMDALIAKGVNPENLSSEGFGASKPVASNKTASGRAQNRRTEIVYLGNL, from the coding sequence ATGAAAAAACTATTACTTAGTTTATTACTTATTGCAATTAATTTTTCGGCCAAAGCACAATCTTATATTGGCTATTTTCATGACAATTACGCAGGTGTGCAAAGCGTACTTTTTAATCCGGCTTCTATAGCTGATTCTCGTTTTAAGACAGACATAAATATATTCTCGGTAAGTGGTTCTGTCCAAAATGATTTGTATGGAGTTAAGCTTTTTGATACCTATAAGAAAGGATATGATTTTGATAAAGAATCTGTCATGACGCCAAAAAACAACAATAATGGACTTGCCAATTTTGATATTATGGGACCGTCTTTTATGTTCAATATTGCACCAAAACATACTTTGGCAGTTTTTACGAGAGCAAGGTCTGTGAGTAATGCAAGAAACGTAAACGGATATCTTGTAGACGAGGTTAAAGATGGTTTAGATAAAGCTACTAATTTCAACTTTAATGCTGGAAGTCCAAATGGAGCTTCAAATTCATGGGGAGAACTAGGGATTTCTTATGCAGCTGTTTTATACCAAAATAACCAACACTTTCTAAAAGGTGGTTTAACGGCAAAATATCTACAAGGAGGAGCAAATGGATATGTTCAGGGAAAAAATGTCAATGTAGCTTTTGTTCAAAATAGTGCAAATCCAAAAGATGGAACATTGATTTCTAACGGAGAAGTTACCATCGGCGGAAGCCAGGATTGGGAAGCAAATGAAGATTATGATTTTGATATCAATTCAAGCGGTTTCGGATTTGATCTAGGACTTGTTTATGAATGGAGACCTAATTATGAAGATTATGATTTAAGTAGAGCAACAAAAATAGATAATAACTTTCGTGATCTAAATAAATATAAATTGCGTTTTGGATTGTCTGTAACGGATATCGGTTCTATCAAATATAAAAATTCTAAGGTAGATACTTATAATGTAACGGGAGTTGTAACGCAGCAAATGATTGATGATGCAGCAAATATATACGATTTCTTAAACGATCATTATACAAAAATCTCGAGTTCAAAAGGAGTAAAGACAAACTTACCAACTGCAATTCACGCTGATGCAGATTGGAATATGTATCAAAAATTCTATTTGAATCTTAACGGAGACATTAATATGGTCAGTAAAAACAAGCTAAACGCAACAAGTATTGCTGATCGCGTGAGTTTGACTCCACGTTACGAAAGCAGATGGTTTAGTTTTTATGTACCAATGACCTGGATGGAATATAGCGGAATGCAGGTTGGATCAGGAATCAGAGTGGGAGTTTTCTTTGTAGGTTCAGGTTCTGTTCTTAGTAATTTAGTTTCGAAAGAATCAAAAGGAGCAGATTTTCATCTTGGGATGAAAATTCCGGTTTATGAGAAACAATTCAAAGATACCGATGGAGATGGAGTTATAGACAAAGAAGATGCTTGTAGAAAATTAGCAGGTCCGGCAAAAAATAATGGTTGCCCGTGGCCAGATTCTGATGGAGATAAAGTTTTTGATAAAGATGATGCTTGTCCGGATGTTAAAGGTCCTGTAGAAAATAAAGGTTGCCCTTGGAAAGATACTGATGGAGACACTTTATTAGACAATGTAGATGCTTGTCCTGCAATCGCTGGTCCGGTAGAAAATAAAGGTTGTCCTTGGCCGGATACTGATAATGATGGCGTTTTGGATAAAGATGATGCTTGCCCAACAGTTGCCGGTTTAGTCGAAAATAAAGGTTGTCCGGTTCTCGATGCAGATAAAGACGGAGTTCCTGATAATGTAGATGATTGTCCATTAATTGCTGGTCCTGCAGATAATAAAGGATGTCCAAAAGTGACTAAAGCAACATTGGAAAAATTAAAAGTAGAAGCTAAATCAATCTTTTTCGTAACCGGAAAAGCAACATTAAGCGATGCTAAAAAAGGAGAAACTTCAGGAAGATTAGACGCAATCAAAGAAATTCTGAAAAATTATCCAAATGCTAAATTTGCGATCAATGGACATACCGATAATGTAGGAAACCCAAAAGCAAATCAGAAATTATCTCAAGAAAGAGCAAAAGTTGTTATGGATGCATTAATCGCAAAAGGAGTAAATCCTGAGAATCTAAGTTCAGAAGGATTTGGAGCTTCAAAACCAGTTGCATCTAATAAAACGGCTTCTGGAAGAGCACAAAACAGAAGAACCGAAATTGTTTATTTAGGTAATTTATAA